A region of Geobacillus sp. 46C-IIa DNA encodes the following proteins:
- the recA gene encoding recombinase RecA — MNQDRQAALEQALKQIERQFGKGAIMKLGEQAERQISTVPSGSLALDIALGVGGYPRGRIVEIYGPESSGKTTVALHAIAEVQKRGGQAAFIDAEHALDPIYAQKLGVNIDELLLSQPDTGEQALEIAEALVRSGAVDIIVIDSVAALVPKAEIEGEMGDAHVGLQARLMSQALRKLSGAINKSKTIAIFINQIREKVGVMFGNPETTPGGRALKFYASVRLEVRRAEQIKQGNDMVGNKTKIKVVKNKVAPPFKTADVDIMYGEGISREGEIIDMASELDIVQKSGSWYSYKDERLGQGRENAKQFLKENPHIADEIARAIRKHYGIDAGEAGGEPQQDEFGLLDE, encoded by the coding sequence GTGAACCAAGATCGTCAAGCCGCCTTAGAGCAGGCATTAAAACAAATTGAACGACAGTTTGGCAAGGGGGCTATTATGAAGCTCGGCGAGCAGGCGGAGCGGCAAATCTCGACCGTTCCGAGCGGCTCGCTGGCGCTCGACATCGCGTTGGGCGTCGGCGGTTACCCGCGCGGGCGAATCGTCGAGATTTACGGTCCGGAATCGTCCGGGAAAACGACCGTTGCCCTTCATGCGATCGCTGAAGTGCAAAAACGGGGTGGGCAGGCAGCTTTCATCGACGCAGAGCATGCGCTTGATCCGATTTATGCACAAAAATTAGGGGTCAACATCGATGAGTTGTTGCTTTCCCAACCCGACACAGGCGAACAGGCGCTCGAAATTGCTGAAGCGCTCGTGCGAAGCGGTGCGGTCGATATTATCGTCATCGACTCGGTGGCGGCGCTCGTGCCGAAAGCAGAAATTGAAGGGGAGATGGGCGACGCCCACGTCGGCTTGCAAGCCCGCCTCATGTCGCAGGCGCTCCGCAAGCTGTCCGGCGCCATTAACAAATCGAAAACGATCGCCATCTTCATCAACCAAATTCGCGAAAAAGTTGGGGTTATGTTCGGCAATCCGGAAACGACGCCAGGGGGACGGGCGCTTAAGTTTTACGCTTCCGTCCGCCTAGAGGTGCGCCGCGCCGAGCAAATTAAACAAGGCAATGACATGGTGGGCAACAAAACGAAAATCAAAGTCGTCAAAAACAAAGTCGCTCCGCCGTTTAAAACGGCCGACGTCGACATTATGTACGGCGAAGGCATTTCTCGCGAAGGGGAAATTATCGATATGGCGTCCGAGCTTGACATCGTGCAAAAGAGCGGTTCGTGGTATTCGTACAAAGACGAACGGCTCGGCCAAGGGCGGGAAAACGCGAAGCAGTTTTTGAAAGAAAACCCTCACATCGCCGACGAGATCGCCCGCGCCATTCGTAAACATTACGGCATCGATGCCGGCGAGGCGGGCGGCGAACCGCAGCAAGACGAGTTCGGGCTGCTTGACGAGTAA
- a CDS encoding helix-turn-helix domain-containing protein: MTELGKRLREAREEKQISLDELQEMTKIQKRYLIGIEEGNYAIMPGNFYVRAFIRQYAEAVGLDPDELFEQYKQDIPQSYQDDIPQPLSRVKTRQQLSAEGAKWLDWLPKLIAAAVVIGAAVLVWVLLQRGTASEPPARTSPETAEVESPKNSPLEQAKEKQRAKETDEKVKEENEQPAPAAGEEKPASPAAALSVTTKQGNTATIEVKHDGSFSIELASKGTSWVEVYNTKGHSFYRGNLTKGQTKTFDLSAESEVWVKIGRTLDVDMKVNGQPFAYPFAPKDEVYQKLRFILKQ, encoded by the coding sequence TTGACGGAATTAGGAAAACGTTTGCGGGAAGCGCGGGAGGAAAAGCAAATTAGCTTGGACGAGCTGCAGGAGATGACGAAAATTCAGAAGCGGTATTTGATCGGCATCGAGGAAGGAAATTACGCCATCATGCCGGGCAACTTTTATGTGCGCGCCTTCATCAGGCAATACGCCGAGGCGGTCGGCCTCGACCCGGACGAGCTGTTTGAACAATATAAACAAGACATTCCGCAGTCTTATCAAGATGATATTCCGCAGCCGCTGTCACGCGTGAAAACGCGCCAGCAGCTTTCTGCCGAGGGGGCGAAATGGCTCGATTGGCTGCCGAAGCTGATCGCTGCGGCAGTTGTCATCGGGGCGGCTGTTCTTGTTTGGGTGCTGCTTCAGCGCGGCACGGCGAGCGAGCCGCCGGCGCGGACGAGCCCGGAGACGGCGGAGGTCGAAAGCCCGAAAAACTCGCCGCTTGAACAGGCGAAAGAAAAGCAACGAGCGAAGGAAACGGATGAGAAGGTCAAAGAGGAAAACGAACAGCCGGCGCCGGCGGCCGGGGAAGAAAAGCCGGCTTCCCCGGCCGCTGCGCTCAGCGTGACGACAAAGCAAGGCAATACAGCGACCATCGAGGTGAAACATGATGGTTCTTTTTCCATTGAATTGGCATCCAAAGGGACGTCATGGGTCGAAGTGTACAACACGAAAGGCCATTCGTTTTACCGCGGCAACTTAACAAAAGGGCAAACGAAAACGTTCGACTTGTCAGCCGAAAGCGAAGTATGGGTAAAAATCGGGCGCACGCTCGACGTCGACATGAAAGTAAACGGCCAGCCGTTTGCTTATCCGTTTGCCCCGAAAGACGAAGTGTACCAAAAGCTGCGTTTCATCCTAAAACAATAA
- a CDS encoding DUF3388 domain-containing protein → MGKQEWYLEYEIHVNRPGLLGDVASLLGMLSINIVTINGVRDSRRGMLLLCDNNEQIERLSTILRTMDNITVTKLRQPKLLDRLAVRHGRYIQRDADDKKTFRFVRDELGLLVDFMAELFKEKGHKLVGIRGMPRVGKTESIVAASVCANKRWLFVSSTLIKQTIRTQLMEDEYSEDNIFIIDGIVSTRRANEQHWQLVRELMRLEATKVVEHPDIFVRHTEYTLDDFHYIIELRHEPDEDISYEAIERPSLLGGDGFSEFGF, encoded by the coding sequence ATGGGCAAGCAGGAATGGTATTTAGAGTACGAAATTCATGTCAACCGCCCGGGGCTGTTAGGTGACGTTGCATCGCTGCTTGGCATGTTGTCGATCAACATCGTGACGATCAACGGCGTCCGGGATTCACGCCGCGGCATGCTGCTTCTTTGCGACAACAACGAGCAAATTGAACGGCTGTCAACAATTTTGCGGACGATGGACAACATCACGGTGACGAAGCTGCGCCAACCGAAGCTGCTTGACCGTCTGGCCGTCCGCCATGGCCGTTACATCCAGCGCGATGCCGACGATAAAAAAACGTTCCGCTTTGTCCGCGACGAACTCGGGCTGCTTGTCGATTTTATGGCGGAACTGTTTAAAGAAAAAGGGCATAAGCTTGTCGGCATTCGCGGAATGCCGCGCGTCGGCAAGACGGAGTCGATCGTCGCCGCCAGCGTGTGCGCCAATAAGCGATGGCTGTTTGTATCATCGACGCTGATCAAACAGACGATCCGCACCCAGCTGATGGAGGATGAATATAGCGAGGACAACATTTTCATCATTGATGGCATCGTCTCGACGCGCCGGGCGAATGAGCAGCACTGGCAGCTCGTTCGCGAACTGATGCGCCTTGAGGCGACGAAAGTCGTGGAACATCCGGACATTTTTGTTCGCCATACGGAATATACGCTTGACGATTTTCATTATATTATCGAGCTGCGCCATGAGCCGGACGAAGATATTTCCTACGAAGCGATCGAGCGCCCGTCCTTGTTGGGCGGCGACGGCTTTTCTGAATTTGGGTTTTAA
- a CDS encoding DUF3243 domain-containing protein: MSVLDNFEQWKDFLSDRLQQAQQQGLTQQVISDVAYQIGDYLARNVDPKNPEERVLADLWKVADEKEQHVLANMMVKLVQQK, from the coding sequence ATGTCGGTATTGGATAACTTTGAACAATGGAAAGACTTTTTGTCCGATCGGCTCCAACAAGCGCAACAACAAGGGTTGACCCAGCAAGTGATCTCGGACGTAGCCTATCAAATCGGGGACTACTTGGCAAGAAACGTCGATCCGAAAAATCCGGAGGAACGGGTGCTGGCCGATCTTTGGAAAGTGGCCGATGAAAAGGAACAACACGTTCTTGCCAACATGATGGTGAAGCTTGTCCAACAAAAATAA
- the rny gene encoding ribonuclease Y — MGSIIISALLALVIGAVVGFFVRKSIAEAKIGGAKAAAEQLIEEAKRAADALKKEALLEAKDEIHKLRTEAERDIRDRRSELQKQENRLMQKEENLDRKDEALNKREALLEAKEEALNERQQHIEQMESKVETLVKQQQTELERISGLTRDDARQLILERVEKELSHEIAMMVKEAETRAKEEADKRAKAILSLAIQRCAADHVAETTVSVVNLPNDEMKGRIIGREGRNIRTLETLTGIDLIIDDTPEAVILSGFDPIRRETARIALDKLVQDGRIHPARIEEMVEKARREVDEHIREVGEQTTFEVGVHGLHPDLIKILGRLKFRTSYGQNVLKHSVEVAFLAGLMAAELGEDEMLARRAGLLHDIGKAIDHEVEGSHVEVGVELATKYKEHPVVINSIASHHGDTEPTSVIAVLVAAADALSAARPGARSETLENYIRRLEKLEEIAESYEGVEKSYAIQAGREVRIMVKPDMIDDLEAHRLARDIRKRIEEELDYPGHIKVTVIRETRAVEYAK; from the coding sequence ATGGGTTCGATCATCATCTCCGCTTTGCTTGCCTTAGTCATTGGTGCCGTTGTTGGCTTTTTTGTTCGCAAATCGATTGCCGAAGCAAAAATCGGCGGGGCGAAAGCAGCTGCCGAGCAGCTGATTGAAGAGGCGAAACGCGCAGCGGACGCCTTGAAAAAAGAGGCGCTTCTCGAGGCGAAAGACGAGATTCATAAACTGCGCACGGAGGCGGAGCGCGACATCCGCGACCGGAGAAGCGAACTCCAAAAACAAGAAAACCGCTTGATGCAAAAGGAGGAAAACCTCGACCGCAAAGATGAAGCGCTCAATAAACGCGAGGCGCTGCTCGAAGCGAAAGAAGAAGCGTTAAACGAAAGACAACAGCATATTGAACAAATGGAAAGCAAAGTGGAAACGCTCGTCAAACAGCAACAAACCGAACTGGAACGCATTTCCGGATTGACGCGCGACGATGCGCGCCAGCTCATTTTAGAACGCGTCGAAAAGGAGCTGTCGCATGAGATTGCGATGATGGTCAAAGAGGCGGAAACGCGAGCGAAAGAGGAGGCAGACAAGCGGGCGAAGGCGATTTTGTCGCTCGCCATCCAGCGTTGCGCCGCCGATCATGTCGCCGAAACGACCGTTTCTGTCGTCAATCTGCCAAACGATGAAATGAAAGGGCGAATCATCGGACGCGAAGGGCGGAACATTCGCACGCTTGAGACGCTGACCGGCATCGATTTAATTATCGACGATACGCCGGAGGCGGTCATTTTGTCCGGATTTGACCCGATTCGCCGCGAAACGGCGCGCATTGCGCTAGATAAGCTCGTGCAGGACGGCCGCATCCACCCAGCGCGCATTGAAGAAATGGTTGAAAAGGCGCGCCGTGAAGTGGACGAGCACATCCGCGAAGTCGGCGAGCAGACGACGTTTGAAGTCGGCGTCCACGGCTTGCATCCGGATTTAATCAAAATTTTAGGGCGGCTCAAGTTCCGGACGAGCTACGGGCAAAACGTCTTAAAACATTCCGTGGAAGTGGCGTTTTTAGCCGGGCTGATGGCGGCCGAGCTCGGGGAAGACGAAATGCTGGCGCGCCGGGCCGGCTTGCTTCATGACATCGGCAAGGCGATTGATCATGAAGTGGAAGGAAGCCATGTGGAAGTCGGCGTCGAGCTGGCGACGAAGTATAAAGAACATCCGGTCGTCATTAACAGCATCGCCTCTCATCATGGCGACACTGAGCCGACGTCGGTCATCGCCGTGCTCGTCGCGGCGGCGGACGCCTTGTCGGCAGCACGGCCGGGGGCGCGCAGCGAAACGCTGGAAAACTACATCCGCCGCTTAGAGAAGCTCGAAGAAATCGCCGAATCGTACGAAGGTGTGGAAAAATCGTACGCCATCCAAGCTGGACGCGAAGTGCGCATCATGGTCAAACCGGATATGATCGACGATTTGGAAGCGCATCGGTTGGCGCGCGATATCCGCAAACGGATCGAAGAAGAGCTCGATTATCCAGGCCATATTAAAGTGACCGTCATCCGCGAAACGCGGGCGGTCGAATACGCGAAATAA
- the ymfI gene encoding elongation factor P 5-aminopentanone reductase, whose product MNYALITGASGGIGQSIARELAKAGYGLLLHYYRRRVPVETLQKELADTHVVLLEADLSAPGGVEELLSQIDRPVDAIIYNSGASYYGLLTDMNDELIERMVRLHVTSPAQLVKKLLPPMISRKRGHIVFISSIWGLCGASCEAVYSMTKGGQNAFAKALAKELAPSGIRVNAVAPGAIATDMLRAFSAEELEALADEIPAGRLGTPEEVAKTVAFLLSDAASYITGQVISVNGGWHC is encoded by the coding sequence ATGAATTACGCATTAATCACTGGCGCTTCCGGCGGCATCGGGCAAAGCATCGCCCGCGAGCTGGCCAAAGCCGGCTACGGGCTGCTGCTTCATTACTATCGGCGGCGGGTGCCGGTCGAAACGTTACAAAAAGAGCTTGCAGACACGCACGTCGTCCTGCTTGAAGCCGACTTGTCCGCGCCTGGCGGAGTCGAGGAGCTTCTTTCGCAAATCGACCGCCCGGTGGACGCCATCATTTATAACAGCGGGGCGAGCTATTACGGATTGCTGACCGATATGAATGATGAACTGATCGAGCGGATGGTGCGTCTCCATGTGACGAGTCCGGCGCAGCTCGTGAAAAAACTGCTGCCGCCGATGATCTCGAGAAAGCGTGGCCATATTGTGTTTATTTCGTCGATTTGGGGGCTTTGCGGTGCATCGTGTGAAGCGGTGTATTCGATGACAAAAGGCGGGCAGAATGCGTTCGCCAAAGCGCTCGCTAAAGAGCTTGCACCGAGCGGCATCCGCGTCAACGCGGTCGCGCCTGGGGCGATTGCTACCGATATGCTGCGAGCGTTCAGCGCTGAGGAGCTTGAAGCGCTGGCTGACGAAATCCCGGCCGGTCGGCTCGGCACGCCTGAAGAAGTGGCGAAAACGGTGGCGTTTCTTTTATCCGACGCGGCTTCCTACATCACCGGCCAAGTCATTTCTGTCAACGGCGGTTGGCATTGCTAA
- the pgsA gene encoding CDP-diacylglycerol--glycerol-3-phosphate 3-phosphatidyltransferase translates to MNLPNKITIARIMLIPFFLIVMLVPFGWGSIQIGKTVLPMAHLIGALIFIIASTTDWIDGYYARKYGLVTNLGKFLDPLADKLLVSAALIVLVELGSAPAWMVIVIISREFAVTGLRLVLAGEGEVVAANVLGKIKTWTQIVAISALLLHNVPFSLISFPFADLALWVAVIFTIWSGWDYFVKNKHAFSHSK, encoded by the coding sequence GTGAACTTGCCGAATAAAATTACGATAGCGCGCATTATGCTCATCCCGTTTTTCTTGATCGTGATGCTTGTTCCGTTCGGATGGGGAAGCATCCAAATCGGTAAGACGGTGCTCCCGATGGCCCATCTTATCGGCGCGCTCATTTTCATCATCGCTTCAACGACCGACTGGATTGACGGCTATTACGCCCGCAAATACGGATTGGTGACAAATTTAGGGAAATTTTTAGATCCGCTCGCCGATAAACTGCTTGTATCGGCAGCGCTCATCGTGCTTGTCGAGCTTGGCTCCGCTCCGGCGTGGATGGTGATTGTCATCATCAGCCGCGAGTTTGCCGTCACCGGGCTGCGGTTGGTGCTCGCCGGCGAAGGGGAAGTGGTCGCCGCCAACGTGCTTGGAAAAATTAAGACGTGGACGCAAATTGTGGCGATCTCCGCCCTGTTGCTGCATAATGTTCCATTTTCGCTCATCTCGTTCCCGTTTGCCGATTTGGCGCTTTGGGTGGCGGTGATTTTCACCATTTGGTCCGGTTGGGATTACTTTGTGAAAAACAAACATGCTTTTTCCCATTCAAAATAG
- a CDS encoding competence/damage-inducible protein A has product MNAEIIAVGSELLLGQIANTNAQFLSQQLAELGINVYFHTAVGDNAARLEQAVNVAQARADLILFTGGLGPTKDDLTKETIARLLGRRLVTDEEALRAIEAYFVRTNRPMTENNKKQALVLEGSAVLKNEHGMAPGMALSVNGITYMLLPGPPKEMRPMFTKYGRAFLRSAFSLSERIESRVLRFFGIGESALETAIADLIDAQSNPTIAPLAGDGEVTLRLTAKHRDQAEAKRLLDQTEAAILTRVGRYCYGYNDETLFTKTIERLKERGWTVAAAESLTGGRFLEQLTAIPGASAVVQGGVVCYTNGVKERMLGVPQPLLETDGAVSEPCARLLAENVRAMCGADVGISFTGVAGPDPLEGHPPGTVYVGIAVRGRDTAVHRLTLSGTRDDIRVRTAKYGCFFLLETLAAGD; this is encoded by the coding sequence TTGAATGCGGAAATTATCGCTGTCGGCTCCGAGTTGCTGCTCGGACAAATTGCCAACACGAACGCCCAGTTTTTGTCGCAGCAGCTCGCCGAACTTGGCATTAACGTCTATTTCCATACCGCCGTCGGCGACAATGCCGCCCGTCTCGAACAGGCGGTCAACGTGGCACAGGCCAGGGCAGACTTGATCCTTTTCACCGGCGGGCTCGGCCCGACGAAAGACGATTTGACGAAAGAGACGATCGCCCGTCTGCTCGGCCGCCGGCTCGTCACTGACGAGGAGGCGTTGCGGGCGATTGAAGCGTACTTTGTCCGCACGAACCGGCCAATGACAGAAAACAACAAAAAGCAGGCGCTCGTTTTGGAAGGATCGGCAGTGTTGAAAAACGAGCACGGCATGGCGCCGGGGATGGCGCTTTCAGTCAATGGCATTACATACATGCTGCTGCCCGGGCCGCCGAAAGAAATGCGGCCGATGTTTACAAAATACGGACGCGCGTTTTTGCGCAGCGCGTTTTCGCTTTCAGAGCGCATCGAATCGCGCGTGCTTCGCTTTTTTGGCATCGGTGAATCGGCGTTGGAAACGGCGATCGCCGATTTGATTGACGCCCAGTCCAATCCGACGATCGCCCCGCTGGCCGGCGATGGGGAAGTAACGCTCCGCCTGACGGCGAAGCACCGGGATCAGGCGGAGGCGAAACGGTTGCTTGATCAAACGGAAGCGGCCATTTTGACGCGCGTCGGCCGCTATTGTTACGGATATAACGACGAAACGTTGTTTACGAAAACGATCGAACGGTTAAAAGAAAGAGGATGGACGGTCGCTGCGGCTGAGAGCCTGACCGGCGGGCGGTTTCTCGAACAGCTGACAGCCATCCCGGGCGCGTCGGCTGTCGTGCAAGGCGGCGTCGTCTGCTACACAAACGGCGTGAAAGAAAGGATGCTTGGCGTGCCGCAGCCGCTGCTTGAGACGGACGGGGCGGTGAGCGAACCGTGCGCCCGCTTGCTTGCCGAAAACGTCCGCGCGATGTGCGGCGCTGATGTTGGCATCAGCTTTACCGGCGTCGCCGGCCCCGACCCGCTTGAGGGCCACCCGCCCGGCACCGTTTATGTCGGCATCGCCGTCCGCGGGCGCGACACAGCCGTCCACCGCCTCACCTTATCCGGCACGCGCGATGACATTCGCGTCCGCACCGCCAAATACGGTTGCTTCTTTTTGTTAGAGACGCTCGCGGCCGGCGACTGA
- the yfmF gene encoding EF-P 5-aminopentanol modification-associated protein YfmF — MVDEKVTAVGPVRVHTISTDKYKTNTLVWKMKAPLARETVTLRALLPYVLQSGTADYPSVKALRTYLDELYGATLNVDLTKKGEDHIMTIRIDVANERFLPEQTPLLEKALQLLADLLFRPALEGGRFVEDIVAREKRALSQRIQAVYDDKMRYASMRLVQEMCKGEPYALSPNGELGDVDAITAEQLHRYYEQALAEDELDLYVIGDVDEETVLAAVKQRFSLPDRPPSARAPLAPAKARGEANEVIERQDVKQGKLNIGYRTNVTYEDGDYYALQLFNGIFGGFSHSKLFINVREKASLAYYAASRLESHKGLLLVMSGIEPANYEKARRIIDEQMQAMKNGDFTDEEMAQTKAVIRNQLLETLDTPRGLVEVLYHNVVSTRKRPLDEWLAGTDGVTREDVVRVAEKVALDTVYFLTGMEGATEDGKTGV; from the coding sequence TTGGTCGACGAAAAAGTAACGGCGGTCGGACCGGTTCGTGTCCATACGATTTCGACCGATAAGTACAAAACGAATACACTCGTCTGGAAAATGAAAGCGCCGCTCGCTAGGGAGACGGTGACGCTGCGCGCGCTGCTTCCGTACGTCTTGCAAAGCGGCACGGCTGATTACCCGAGCGTCAAGGCGCTGCGCACTTACCTGGATGAGCTGTACGGCGCGACGCTGAACGTCGATTTAACGAAAAAAGGCGAAGACCATATTATGACGATCCGCATTGATGTGGCGAACGAGCGGTTTTTGCCGGAGCAAACGCCGCTTCTAGAGAAAGCGCTTCAACTGCTCGCCGATCTCTTGTTCCGCCCGGCGCTTGAAGGCGGCCGGTTTGTTGAAGACATCGTCGCCCGGGAAAAGCGGGCGCTAAGCCAGCGCATTCAAGCGGTATATGATGATAAAATGCGCTATGCGAGCATGCGCCTCGTGCAAGAGATGTGCAAAGGCGAGCCGTACGCCCTCTCGCCAAACGGCGAGCTTGGGGATGTTGACGCCATCACGGCCGAACAGCTGCACCGCTATTACGAACAGGCGCTAGCCGAAGATGAGCTTGACTTGTATGTCATCGGCGATGTCGATGAGGAGACCGTGCTCGCTGCCGTAAAGCAGCGCTTTTCTCTCCCTGACCGTCCGCCGTCGGCGCGCGCGCCGCTCGCTCCGGCAAAAGCACGAGGGGAAGCGAATGAAGTCATCGAGCGGCAAGATGTCAAGCAAGGGAAACTGAACATCGGCTACCGCACAAACGTGACGTACGAGGATGGCGATTATTACGCCTTGCAGCTGTTTAACGGCATTTTCGGCGGGTTTTCCCATTCGAAGTTGTTTATCAATGTGCGCGAGAAGGCGAGCCTCGCCTATTATGCCGCATCCCGGCTTGAAAGCCATAAAGGGCTTTTGCTCGTCATGTCCGGCATTGAGCCGGCCAATTACGAGAAGGCGCGCCGCATCATTGATGAACAAATGCAGGCGATGAAAAACGGCGATTTTACGGATGAAGAAATGGCGCAAACAAAAGCGGTCATCCGCAACCAGCTGCTTGAGACGCTCGATACGCCGCGCGGGCTTGTCGAGGTGCTGTACCATAACGTCGTCTCAACGCGGAAACGCCCGTTAGACGAATGGCTTGCCGGCACAGACGGCGTGACGCGCGAGGATGTCGTGCGCGTCGCCGAAAAGGTGGCGCTCGATACGGTGTACTTTCTGACCGGAATGGAGGGGGCGACGGAAGATGGAAAAACGGGTGTATGA
- the yfmH gene encoding EF-P 5-aminopentanol modification-associated protein YfmH: protein MEKRVYETLQEALFYEKMDNGLDVYILPKKGFHKTYATFTTNYGSVDNQFVPLGKTEMKRVPDGIAHFLEHKLFEKEDGDVFQQFSKQGASANAFTTFTRTAYLFSSTDNVEKNLETLMDFVQTPYFSDKTVEKEKGIIGQEIRMYDDNPDWRVYFGAIESMYHHHPVKIDIAGTIESIAEITKELLYECYETFYHPSNMLLFVVGPVDEQKMMQQIRDNQAKKSFPQAPEVKRFVYEEPSGVAEKKKVIPMHVQTNKCFVGIKAPSVPNAGGQKLRHELAFHVLLDYLFGKSSPHYERLYREGLIDDTFMYDYTEEREFGFALVGGDTRDAERLAAEVQEVLRSFSADAVQKDELERVKKKKMGAFLRALNSPEYIANQFTRYAFYGASLFDILPALSSLALDDIAAVADSCFRDSQIAVCEVVPKGQ from the coding sequence ATGGAAAAACGGGTGTATGAAACGCTGCAAGAAGCGCTGTTTTATGAAAAAATGGACAATGGCCTTGATGTCTACATTTTGCCGAAAAAAGGGTTTCATAAAACGTATGCGACGTTTACGACGAACTACGGTTCGGTTGACAACCAGTTCGTCCCGCTTGGAAAAACGGAAATGAAACGCGTCCCGGACGGCATCGCCCATTTTTTAGAACATAAGCTGTTTGAAAAAGAGGACGGCGACGTGTTTCAACAGTTCAGCAAACAAGGCGCTTCGGCGAACGCCTTTACGACGTTCACCCGCACCGCCTATTTGTTTTCGAGCACCGACAACGTCGAGAAAAACTTGGAGACGTTGATGGATTTTGTGCAAACGCCGTATTTTTCCGACAAGACGGTCGAAAAAGAAAAAGGCATCATCGGCCAGGAAATTCGCATGTACGACGACAACCCGGATTGGCGCGTTTACTTCGGCGCCATCGAAAGCATGTACCATCACCATCCGGTCAAAATTGACATCGCCGGCACGATCGAATCGATCGCCGAGATTACAAAAGAACTGCTGTATGAATGTTACGAAACGTTTTATCACCCGAGCAACATGTTGTTGTTTGTTGTCGGCCCGGTCGATGAACAAAAAATGATGCAGCAAATCCGCGACAACCAGGCGAAGAAGTCGTTCCCGCAAGCGCCGGAGGTGAAGCGGTTTGTGTACGAAGAACCAAGCGGCGTGGCGGAAAAGAAAAAAGTCATTCCGATGCATGTGCAGACGAATAAATGTTTTGTCGGCATTAAAGCGCCGTCCGTACCGAATGCCGGCGGCCAAAAGCTTCGCCATGAGCTCGCGTTTCACGTGCTGCTCGATTACTTGTTCGGCAAAAGCTCGCCGCATTACGAACGGCTGTACCGTGAAGGGTTGATTGACGATACGTTTATGTACGACTATACGGAAGAGCGCGAATTTGGCTTTGCCCTTGTCGGCGGCGACACGAGAGATGCGGAACGGCTTGCGGCAGAGGTGCAGGAGGTGCTGCGGTCGTTTTCAGCCGATGCAGTGCAAAAAGATGAGCTCGAGCGGGTGAAAAAGAAAAAAATGGGCGCCTTTTTGCGCGCGCTCAACTCGCCGGAATACATCGCCAACCAGTTTACGCGCTACGCTTTTTACGGCGCCAGCTTGTTTGACATTTTGCCGGCGCTCTCGTCACTTGCGCTTGACGATATTGCTGCTGTCGCCGACTCGTGCTTCCGCGACTCGCAAATCGCTGTTTGTGAAGTTGTGCCAAAAGGACAATGA